One window of Staphylococcus chromogenes genomic DNA carries:
- the dprA gene encoding DNA-processing protein DprA — MHYAGFTTNQIYQLFTSPVKSLQFEITPILKNHPLIHQKSHFYKKFLAFQSLDIDIIQSQLEAHRIVPLPIIDARFPSLLKEIYHPPLLLYCKGNLNLFNDACYYPLAVVGARDFTAYGERAVEYLLHQMKHQPIVIVSGLAKGTDALAHHYALCNNIPTIAVLGFGHFHHYPKHTQTLRTHIDKYAGGLSISEYPPTTAPAKFRFPERNRIISGLSKGVLVTEAKERSGALITLDQALEQNRNVYVLPGDMFNPNTKGNLLRVKEGAEIVLSAEDILKDMNTSIQ; from the coding sequence ATGCATTATGCTGGTTTTACGACAAATCAAATCTATCAACTATTTACATCTCCTGTGAAATCTTTACAATTTGAAATCACACCTATTTTAAAAAATCATCCTCTAATCCATCAGAAGTCTCATTTTTACAAAAAATTTTTAGCTTTCCAATCCTTAGACATTGATATCATCCAGTCTCAATTAGAGGCGCATCGTATTGTACCCCTCCCAATCATTGATGCACGATTTCCTTCATTATTAAAAGAAATATATCATCCACCGTTATTACTCTATTGTAAGGGGAATTTAAATTTATTTAATGATGCGTGTTATTATCCCTTAGCAGTTGTAGGCGCAAGAGATTTTACAGCTTATGGTGAACGGGCAGTTGAGTATTTATTACATCAGATGAAGCATCAGCCTATCGTTATTGTGTCTGGTTTGGCAAAAGGAACTGATGCATTAGCCCATCATTATGCATTGTGTAACAACATCCCTACAATAGCTGTATTGGGCTTTGGTCATTTTCACCATTATCCTAAACATACTCAAACCCTAAGAACACATATTGATAAATATGCAGGGGGTTTAAGTATCAGCGAATATCCACCAACCACTGCTCCAGCAAAATTTAGATTTCCTGAACGCAATCGTATCATAAGTGGCTTAAGTAAAGGAGTGCTCGTCACAGAGGCGAAAGAAAGAAGCGGTGCATTAATAACATTAGATCAAGCGTTAGAACAAAATCGTAATGTTTATGTTTTACCTGGAGATATGTTTAACCCCAATACAAAAGGAAATTTATTGCGTGTAAAGGAAGGTGCCGAAATCGTACTTTCTGCGGAGGATATTTTAAAAGATATGAATACGTCAATTCAGTGA
- the sucD gene encoding succinate--CoA ligase subunit alpha, whose protein sequence is MSVFVDKNTKVIVQGITGSTALFHTKQMLEYGTQIVAGVTPGKGGQVVEGVPVYNTVEEAKQETGANVSVIYVPAPFAADAILECADAELDLAICITEHIPVIDMVKVKRYLEGKKTRLIGPNCPGVITSDETKIGIMPGYIHKKGHVGVVSRSGTLTYEAVHQLTEEGIGQSTAVGIGGDPVNGTNFIDVLKAFNEDEDTHAVVMIGEIGGTAEEEAAEWIKANMKKPVVGFIGGQTAPPGKRMGHAGAIISGGKGTADEKIKTLNACGVKTADTPSEIGSTLIQAAKDAGIYEQLLTVKK, encoded by the coding sequence ATGAGTGTATTTGTTGATAAAAATACAAAAGTAATCGTACAAGGTATTACAGGGTCAACTGCCCTTTTCCATACTAAACAAATGTTAGAATATGGGACACAAATCGTTGCGGGTGTGACACCAGGTAAAGGTGGACAAGTCGTAGAAGGTGTACCTGTATACAATACTGTTGAAGAAGCAAAACAAGAAACGGGTGCGAATGTCTCTGTTATTTATGTACCAGCACCATTTGCAGCTGATGCGATTTTAGAATGTGCAGATGCAGAATTAGATTTAGCAATCTGTATTACAGAACATATTCCTGTTATTGATATGGTTAAAGTGAAACGTTATTTAGAAGGCAAAAAGACACGATTAATTGGACCAAACTGTCCAGGTGTCATCACTTCTGATGAAACAAAAATTGGTATTATGCCAGGGTATATCCATAAAAAAGGTCATGTAGGTGTTGTATCTCGTTCAGGTACATTAACATACGAAGCAGTACATCAATTAACTGAAGAGGGCATTGGTCAATCTACAGCTGTAGGTATCGGCGGTGACCCAGTTAATGGTACAAACTTCATCGACGTATTAAAAGCGTTCAATGAAGATGAAGATACACACGCAGTTGTCATGATTGGTGAAATTGGTGGTACTGCTGAAGAAGAAGCAGCAGAGTGGATTAAAGCGAACATGAAAAAACCAGTTGTAGGGTTCATTGGAGGTCAAACAGCCCCTCCAGGAAAACGTATGGGCCATGCTGGAGCGATTATTTCAGGTGGTAAAGGTACTGCTGATGAAAAAATCAAAACACTCAATGCTTGTGGTGTTAAAACAGCAGACACACCATCAGAAATTGGTTCAACATTAATTCAAGCTGCTAAAGATGCAGGCATTTACGAACAATTATTAACTGTAAAAAAATAA
- the sucC gene encoding ADP-forming succinate--CoA ligase subunit beta, whose product MNIHEYQGKEIFRSMGVAVPEGRVAFSAKEAVEKAKELDSDVYVVKAQIHAGGRGKAGGVKIAKSLSEVETYANELLGKVLVTHQTGPEGKEVKRLYIEEGADIQKEYYVGFVIDRATDRVTLMASEEGGTEIEEVAATNPEKIFKETIDPVVGLAPYQARRIAFNINIPKESINKAVKFLISLYNVFIEKDCSIVEINPLVLTGEGDVLALDSKINFDDNALFRHKDVLELRDLDEEDPKEIEASKYDLSYIALDGNIGCMVNGAGLAMATMDTINHFNGNPANFLDVGGGATKEKVTEAFKIILGDSNVKGIFVNIFGGIMRCDVIAEGIVAAVKEVDLTLPLVVRLEGTNVEIGKKILKDSGLAIVPATTMAEGAQKIVKLVNEA is encoded by the coding sequence ATGAATATCCATGAGTATCAAGGAAAAGAAATTTTTCGCTCAATGGGCGTAGCAGTACCAGAGGGGCGCGTGGCTTTCTCAGCGAAAGAAGCTGTGGAAAAAGCGAAAGAGTTAGACAGTGATGTTTATGTTGTTAAAGCACAAATTCACGCAGGTGGTCGCGGTAAAGCTGGCGGTGTCAAAATTGCTAAGTCTTTATCAGAAGTTGAAACATACGCCAATGAATTATTAGGGAAAGTGTTAGTGACACATCAAACAGGGCCAGAAGGTAAAGAAGTTAAACGTCTCTATATTGAAGAAGGCGCAGATATTCAAAAAGAATATTACGTTGGTTTCGTGATCGACCGTGCAACTGATCGTGTAACTTTAATGGCATCTGAAGAAGGTGGAACTGAAATTGAAGAGGTTGCGGCAACAAACCCAGAAAAAATCTTCAAAGAAACGATTGATCCAGTGGTTGGTTTAGCACCTTATCAAGCACGCCGTATCGCTTTTAATATTAATATCCCTAAAGAATCTATCAACAAAGCTGTTAAATTCTTAATTTCTTTATACAATGTGTTCATTGAAAAGGATTGTTCTATCGTAGAAATCAATCCACTTGTTTTAACAGGTGAAGGGGATGTTTTAGCACTCGATTCTAAAATTAATTTTGATGACAATGCTTTATTCCGTCATAAAGACGTCTTAGAATTACGTGATTTAGATGAAGAGGATCCAAAAGAAATCGAAGCATCTAAGTATGATTTATCATATATTGCATTAGATGGTAACATTGGTTGTATGGTTAACGGAGCTGGACTAGCGATGGCGACGATGGATACGATTAACCATTTTAATGGTAACCCAGCAAACTTCCTTGACGTAGGGGGCGGCGCTACAAAAGAAAAAGTAACTGAAGCCTTTAAAATCATCTTAGGTGATAGCAACGTTAAAGGTATTTTTGTAAATATCTTTGGTGGTATTATGCGTTGTGACGTCATTGCTGAAGGTATTGTAGCAGCTGTCAAAGAAGTAGATTTAACATTGCCGTTAGTTGTACGTCTTGAAGGTACAAACGTTGAAATTGGTAAGAAAATCTTAAAAGATTCAGGTTTAGCAATTGTACCAGCGACAACAATGGCTGAAGGTGCACAAAAAATTGTTAAACTTGTGAATGAAGCGTAA
- a CDS encoding ribonuclease HII — translation MKTKTIKEIEKELSRLTSLEALQQHTHYHDPRKGVQKAFERRQKMIKKNESLRLNYEKMCIYENDILTLDADALICGIDEVGRGPLAGPVVASAVVLEANHQHLGINDSKKLGKQVRAQLNESLKSQVRAWAIGEASPKEIDELNIYEATKLAMYRAIENLNIEPTHYLIDAMHLEHLQKPQQSIVKGDATSVSIAAASIIAKEYRDTLMVEYDSQFPQYDFKNNAGYGTKKHLEGLKQYGITPIHRQSFEPIKSHFSL, via the coding sequence ATGAAGACGAAAACCATTAAAGAAATTGAAAAAGAATTAAGTCGTTTAACAAGTCTCGAGGCTTTACAACAACATACGCACTATCACGATCCGAGAAAAGGGGTTCAAAAAGCATTTGAACGTCGGCAAAAAATGATAAAGAAAAATGAGTCATTACGCCTCAATTACGAGAAAATGTGCATATATGAAAACGACATATTAACACTCGATGCAGATGCGTTAATTTGTGGTATCGATGAAGTAGGTCGCGGACCACTAGCAGGGCCTGTCGTCGCAAGTGCTGTTGTTTTAGAAGCGAATCATCAGCATTTAGGAATCAATGACTCTAAAAAACTTGGAAAACAAGTACGTGCGCAATTAAATGAATCATTGAAATCACAAGTGCGGGCTTGGGCTATTGGCGAAGCTTCCCCGAAAGAAATTGATGAGCTTAATATTTATGAAGCAACAAAATTAGCCATGTATCGTGCAATCGAAAATTTAAATATTGAACCTACACATTATTTAATAGATGCGATGCATTTGGAACATTTGCAAAAGCCTCAACAATCTATCGTCAAAGGAGATGCAACAAGTGTTTCTATCGCAGCAGCAAGTATCATTGCAAAAGAATATCGTGACACGCTCATGGTTGAATACGACTCACAATTTCCACAGTATGATTTTAAAAATAATGCCGGATATGGAACAAAAAAACATTTAGAAGGCTTGAAACAATATGGCATCACGCCTATTCATCGTCAATCTTTCGAACCGATTAAATCTCATTTTAGTTTATAA
- the ylqF gene encoding ribosome biogenesis GTPase YlqF — protein MVIQWYPGHMAKAKREVTEQLKKVDVVFELVDARIPYSSRNPMIDEVIQQKPRVVILNKKDMANLNEMTKWEAFFKEKGAIPVAVDAKHGKGLKQVEKAAIQATKDKMEREKAKGLKPRAIRAMIVGIPNVGKSTLINKLANRAIAQTGNKPGVTKQQQWIKVGKSLQLLDTPGILWPKFEDQIVGKKLSLTGAIKDSIVHLDDVAIYGLEFLKNHDYEGLKAHYKIEVEKEAENLEWFDAIGRKRGLLQRGNEVDYEAVIELIVYDIRNAKIGTYCFDLYDAFLESDVSHEDENH, from the coding sequence GTGGTAATTCAATGGTATCCAGGCCATATGGCTAAAGCAAAACGCGAAGTCACTGAACAATTGAAAAAAGTAGACGTCGTTTTTGAACTCGTCGACGCGCGTATACCCTATAGTTCGAGAAACCCAATGATTGATGAAGTCATTCAACAAAAGCCTCGTGTTGTTATTTTAAATAAAAAAGATATGGCAAATTTAAATGAAATGACAAAATGGGAAGCCTTCTTTAAAGAAAAAGGTGCTATACCAGTGGCAGTCGATGCTAAACATGGAAAAGGATTAAAACAAGTCGAAAAAGCCGCTATTCAAGCAACGAAAGACAAAATGGAGAGAGAAAAGGCAAAAGGATTAAAACCTAGAGCTATTCGCGCCATGATTGTAGGTATCCCAAATGTAGGTAAATCTACATTAATTAACAAATTGGCCAATCGTGCTATTGCCCAAACAGGAAATAAGCCAGGGGTGACAAAGCAACAACAATGGATTAAAGTTGGAAAATCGCTTCAGTTACTGGATACACCTGGGATTTTATGGCCTAAATTTGAAGATCAAATTGTAGGCAAAAAATTAAGTTTAACAGGTGCTATCAAAGACAGCATTGTCCATTTAGATGATGTGGCCATTTACGGACTTGAGTTTTTAAAAAATCATGATTATGAAGGATTAAAAGCCCATTACAAAATAGAGGTGGAAAAAGAAGCAGAAAATCTTGAATGGTTTGATGCAATAGGTAGAAAACGAGGACTATTGCAACGCGGCAATGAAGTAGACTATGAAGCTGTCATAGAACTCATTGTGTACGATATTAGAAACGCTAAAATCGGAACATATTGTTTCGATTTGTATGATGCATTTTTAGAAAGCGATGTGTCTCATGAAGACGAAAACCATTAA
- a CDS encoding GtrA family protein, whose product MYELIRFVIVGGINTVNYYVVYLLLLYGLHIHYLVSHIIGFVVSFIISYYLNCYFVYRVRPTLKKFLAFPLTQVVNMGMQTLLIFVFVNYFHFKEFIAPFVGLIITIPITFILSKYILKD is encoded by the coding sequence ATGTACGAACTTATCCGATTTGTGATTGTCGGTGGAATTAACACAGTCAATTATTATGTGGTTTATTTATTATTGTTATATGGGTTACATATTCACTATTTAGTGAGTCATATTATTGGCTTTGTAGTATCTTTTATCATTTCATATTATTTAAATTGTTATTTTGTGTACCGTGTCCGACCTACATTAAAAAAATTCCTTGCTTTCCCACTGACACAAGTTGTAAATATGGGCATGCAAACATTGTTGATTTTTGTTTTTGTAAATTATTTTCATTTTAAGGAGTTTATCGCCCCATTTGTTGGGTTAATTATTACTATTCCAATTACATTTATTTTATCTAAATATATACTAAAAGATTAA